A DNA window from Aquarana catesbeiana isolate 2022-GZ linkage group LG01, ASM4218655v1, whole genome shotgun sequence contains the following coding sequences:
- the GRAMD2B gene encoding GRAM domain-containing protein 2B isoform X3, with protein sequence MVIMTDPSWQPDEPSRTPRKDYKGAPSFSETENGAEEKKAAKPYAAPQVLISEAEEIEIRQKPPLTRSKTYDSTLALDMKNDMKLERKKSTSNQFLKANAHFHKLFKDVPKDELIKESFTCALQKEILYQGKLYISENWICFHSKVFGKDTKIVIPAIAVTVLKKTKTALLVPNALVIATVTDRFIFVSLLSRDSTYKLLRSVCSHLDNTSVGNSPNPSAEHIDRAEHATSFPLDFSVDFSEIDGLVRQRRKDIEEYSSTGSQTPESENSQEFQDQDKNVTTKSLNPLVVESQKKSPERSKLIQQKSDHNSLFKRPNISQITSLNGLLFFYAILVCLLIVSTLYMQSRIVYLEERLSTLSSFQSGWSTEQGMSSWHINANLICEELTANLEKLDKIQRSLQRLLEDAE encoded by the exons CTCTGAAACAGAGAATGGGGCTGAGGAAAAGAAAGCAGCAAAGCCATATGCCGCCCCTCAAGTCCTGATCAGTGAGGCTGAAGAGATTGAAATCCGGCAAAAACCTCCCCTGACCAG GTCAAAGACTTATGATTCCACGTTAGCTCTCGACATGAAGAACGATATGAAACTTGAACGGAAAAAATCTACTTCAAATCAG TTCTTGAAGGCAAATGCACATTTCCACAAGCTGTTCAAGGATGTTCCAAAGGATGAGTTGATAAAAGAAA gttttacGTGTGCATTACAGAAAGAGATTTTATACCAAGGAAAGTTATACATTTCAGAAAACTGGATTTGTTTCCATTCAAAGGTGTTTGGGAAAGACACAAAG ATAGTAATTCCAGCAATTGCGGTAACTGTGTTAAAGAAAACCAAAACTGCCTTACTTGTGCCAAATGCGCTTGTTATTGCTACAGTCACCGATCGG TTCATATTTGTGTCCTTATTATCACGGGATTCCACCTACAAGTTATTGAGGTCTGTCTGCAGCCACCTTGAT AACACAAGTGTTGGAAACAGTCCTAACCCTTCTGCAGAACACATTGACAGAGCTGAACATGCTACCTCATTTCCACTT GATTTCAGTGTAGACTTTTCAGAGATTGACGGTTTGGTCCGACAACGAAGAAAGGACATAGAAGAATACAGTAGCACAGGCTCTCAAACACCAGAATCTGAAAACTCTCAAG AATTCCAGGATCAAGACAAAAACGTCACCACAAAGTCTCTCAACCCTTTAGTTGTGGAGAGTCAGAAGAAGAGCCCTGAAAGAAGTAAATTGATTCAACAAAAGTCAG ATCATAATAGCTTGTTTAAGAGACCGAACATTTCACAGATTACCTCCTTGAATGGCTTGCTTTTCTTCTATGCAATTCT TGTCTGTCTGCTGATAGTCTCCACATTATATATGCAGTCAAGGATTGTGTATCTAGAGGAACGACTTTCCACGCTTAGTTCTTTCCAGTCTGG ATGGTCGACAGAGCAAGGAATGAGCAGTTGGCACATTAACGCAAACCTAATATGTGAAGAATTGACAGCCAACCTGGAAAAACTTGACAAG ATTCAGAGAAGCTTGCAGAGGCTACTGGAAGATGCAGAATAA
- the GRAMD2B gene encoding GRAM domain-containing protein 2B isoform X2 — protein MNKMEDSVFLDDTLENVPSSSDCSPLSPTDSIGSVFLNSETENGAEEKKAAKPYAAPQVLISEAEEIEIRQKPPLTRSKTYDSTLALDMKNDMKLERKKSTSNQFLKANAHFHKLFKDVPKDELIKESFTCALQKEILYQGKLYISENWICFHSKVFGKDTKIVIPAIAVTVLKKTKTALLVPNALVIATVTDRFIFVSLLSRDSTYKLLRSVCSHLDNTSVGNSPNPSAEHIDRAEHATSFPLDFSVDFSEIDGLVRQRRKDIEEYSSTGSQTPESENSQEFQDQDKNVTTKSLNPLVVESQKKSPERSKLIQQKSDHNSLFKRPNISQITSLNGLLFFYAILVCLLIVSTLYMQSRIVYLEERLSTLSSFQSGWSTEQGMSSWHINANLICEELTANLEKLDKIQRSLQRLLEDAE, from the exons CTCTGAAACAGAGAATGGGGCTGAGGAAAAGAAAGCAGCAAAGCCATATGCCGCCCCTCAAGTCCTGATCAGTGAGGCTGAAGAGATTGAAATCCGGCAAAAACCTCCCCTGACCAG GTCAAAGACTTATGATTCCACGTTAGCTCTCGACATGAAGAACGATATGAAACTTGAACGGAAAAAATCTACTTCAAATCAG TTCTTGAAGGCAAATGCACATTTCCACAAGCTGTTCAAGGATGTTCCAAAGGATGAGTTGATAAAAGAAA gttttacGTGTGCATTACAGAAAGAGATTTTATACCAAGGAAAGTTATACATTTCAGAAAACTGGATTTGTTTCCATTCAAAGGTGTTTGGGAAAGACACAAAG ATAGTAATTCCAGCAATTGCGGTAACTGTGTTAAAGAAAACCAAAACTGCCTTACTTGTGCCAAATGCGCTTGTTATTGCTACAGTCACCGATCGG TTCATATTTGTGTCCTTATTATCACGGGATTCCACCTACAAGTTATTGAGGTCTGTCTGCAGCCACCTTGAT AACACAAGTGTTGGAAACAGTCCTAACCCTTCTGCAGAACACATTGACAGAGCTGAACATGCTACCTCATTTCCACTT GATTTCAGTGTAGACTTTTCAGAGATTGACGGTTTGGTCCGACAACGAAGAAAGGACATAGAAGAATACAGTAGCACAGGCTCTCAAACACCAGAATCTGAAAACTCTCAAG AATTCCAGGATCAAGACAAAAACGTCACCACAAAGTCTCTCAACCCTTTAGTTGTGGAGAGTCAGAAGAAGAGCCCTGAAAGAAGTAAATTGATTCAACAAAAGTCAG ATCATAATAGCTTGTTTAAGAGACCGAACATTTCACAGATTACCTCCTTGAATGGCTTGCTTTTCTTCTATGCAATTCT TGTCTGTCTGCTGATAGTCTCCACATTATATATGCAGTCAAGGATTGTGTATCTAGAGGAACGACTTTCCACGCTTAGTTCTTTCCAGTCTGG ATGGTCGACAGAGCAAGGAATGAGCAGTTGGCACATTAACGCAAACCTAATATGTGAAGAATTGACAGCCAACCTGGAAAAACTTGACAAG ATTCAGAGAAGCTTGCAGAGGCTACTGGAAGATGCAGAATAA